Proteins co-encoded in one Arthrobacter sp. ERGS1:01 genomic window:
- the paaB gene encoding 1,2-phenylacetyl-CoA epoxidase subunit PaaB yields the protein MSAQESNESTTPAAAAGAYRWPLWEVFVRSSRGLSHVHAGSLHAPDAEMALRNARDLYTRRNEGVSIWVVPSDAIAASDPDSKGSFFESPQGKDYRHATYYTKSEGVKHL from the coding sequence ATGAGCGCCCAAGAATCGAATGAAAGCACCACGCCGGCTGCCGCAGCAGGTGCCTACCGCTGGCCCCTGTGGGAGGTTTTTGTCCGCTCCAGCCGCGGCCTGAGCCACGTCCACGCCGGTTCGCTCCACGCACCCGACGCCGAAATGGCCCTGCGCAACGCCCGCGACCTCTATACCCGCCGCAACGAAGGCGTCTCCATCTGGGTGGTCCCCTCCGACGCCATCGCCGCATCCGATCCCGACTCCAAGGGCTCCTTCTTTGAGTCCCCCCAGGGCAAGGATTACCGGCACGCCACGTACTACACCAAGAGTGAAGGGGTGAAGCACCTTTGA
- a CDS encoding DUF427 domain-containing protein: MATKISASLQALSRELRYEPTTKRIRALLGQAVALDSRRAVIVWEPRRVVPCYAVPAEDVAATLSPATTTPADGASPPVLHPGIPFSRHSTPGAALDVSAGGQLAAGDAFRLNDPDLEGYVAFNSEAFDWLEEDDPVQSHPRDPFHRVDLRHSSRRVKVTAGDAVLAESAEPMMVFETNLPERIYVPPADVNWDLLTPTDSATLCPYKGTASYWKLAGGPDGDVAWSYQNPLPEAGELAGYVCFYDNLVDVEEIR; the protein is encoded by the coding sequence ATGGCAACCAAAATCTCCGCATCGCTGCAGGCACTCTCGCGCGAACTCCGTTACGAACCCACCACCAAGCGCATCCGCGCCCTGTTGGGCCAGGCAGTGGCCCTCGATTCCCGCCGCGCCGTCATTGTGTGGGAGCCGCGGCGGGTGGTGCCGTGCTACGCGGTGCCCGCCGAAGACGTGGCCGCCACCCTGAGCCCCGCCACCACCACCCCGGCCGACGGCGCTTCCCCGCCCGTGCTGCACCCGGGCATCCCGTTCAGCCGGCACAGCACACCCGGCGCAGCCCTGGACGTCTCCGCGGGCGGCCAGCTCGCGGCCGGCGACGCCTTCCGCCTCAACGACCCCGACCTTGAGGGGTACGTGGCCTTCAATTCGGAAGCCTTCGATTGGTTGGAGGAGGACGACCCCGTCCAGTCGCACCCCCGCGACCCGTTCCACCGCGTGGACCTCCGGCACAGTTCGCGCCGGGTCAAGGTGACCGCTGGCGACGCGGTGCTGGCCGAATCAGCCGAACCGATGATGGTCTTTGAAACGAACCTGCCGGAGCGGATCTACGTTCCGCCGGCTGACGTCAACTGGGACCTGCTGACGCCCACCGATTCGGCCACCCTATGCCCGTACAAGGGCACGGCCAGCTACTGGAAGCTGGCCGGCGGTCCGGACGGCGACGTGGCCTGGAGCTACCAAAACCCGTTGCCCGAAGCCGGTGAGCTCGCCGGCTACGTGTGCTTCTACGACAACCTGGTGGACGTCGAAGAAATCCGGTGA
- a CDS encoding TetR/AcrR family transcriptional regulator, with the protein MPNTAPATTPTTATSKRGRPGYDQQSVLRIAVDVFNVHGYEATSMGILAANLGISKSAIYHHVPSKEELLRLALEEAMGGLEEVLRESGATSGPADARLEFVLRGTIAVLVEKLPFVTLLLRLRGNTQMERDALARRRAFDRTITTLVSAAQQDGTLRTDIEPGTITRLLFGTINSIVEWYKPGGALTGAKLADDVISMSFQGLRR; encoded by the coding sequence ATGCCCAACACCGCCCCCGCCACCACGCCGACAACCGCCACAAGCAAGCGCGGCCGGCCCGGCTACGACCAACAGTCGGTGCTGCGGATCGCCGTCGACGTCTTCAACGTCCACGGCTACGAGGCCACCTCCATGGGCATCCTGGCGGCCAACCTGGGCATTTCAAAGTCGGCCATCTACCACCACGTGCCGTCCAAGGAAGAACTGTTGCGGCTGGCCCTGGAGGAGGCGATGGGAGGTCTGGAAGAGGTGCTGCGCGAAAGCGGCGCCACGTCCGGACCCGCCGATGCGCGGCTGGAATTCGTGCTCCGCGGCACCATCGCCGTCCTCGTGGAGAAGTTGCCGTTCGTGACGCTGCTGCTGCGCCTGCGCGGGAACACCCAGATGGAGCGCGACGCGCTGGCCCGCCGTCGTGCCTTCGACCGGACCATCACCACCCTGGTCTCCGCCGCCCAGCAGGACGGCACCCTGCGCACGGACATCGAGCCGGGCACCATCACGCGCCTGTTGTTCGGCACCATCAACTCAATCGTCGAATGGTACAAACCGGGAGGAGCCCTGACCGGGGCGAAACTCGCCGACGACGTCATCTCCATGTCGTTCCAGGGCCTGCGCCGGTAA
- the paaI gene encoding hydroxyphenylacetyl-CoA thioesterase PaaI, which produces MSPIDSDVHHPMLAQDNATEWLGIEVLRLGDGHATIAMTLRPEMMNGFGITHGGMIFAFADSAFALACNPADGDGSTVTVAAGVDVNFLAPSRAGQRITAVANRRQQQGRSGLYDVQVLGENDGVSTVIAEFRGRSRTIPNRHTTTERSVTDD; this is translated from the coding sequence ATGTCGCCCATCGACTCGGATGTCCACCATCCGATGCTCGCCCAGGACAACGCAACCGAGTGGCTCGGCATCGAGGTGCTCCGGCTCGGGGACGGCCACGCCACGATCGCCATGACGCTCCGCCCGGAGATGATGAACGGTTTTGGCATCACGCACGGCGGCATGATCTTCGCCTTCGCCGATTCCGCCTTCGCCCTGGCCTGCAACCCTGCCGACGGGGACGGCAGCACCGTCACTGTTGCGGCCGGCGTCGACGTTAACTTCCTGGCCCCGAGCCGTGCGGGCCAGCGCATCACGGCCGTCGCCAACCGGCGCCAGCAGCAGGGCCGCAGCGGCCTGTACGACGTCCAGGTCCTGGGCGAGAACGACGGCGTTTCCACCGTCATTGCCGAATTCCGCGGCCGCAGCCGGACCATCCCGAACCGCCACACCACGACAGAAAGGTCCGTCACCGATGACTGA
- the paaZ gene encoding phenylacetic acid degradation bifunctional protein PaaZ → MTTTATSIETVPSYVQDAWWTPADGAKSVAARDASTGEVLAQVSAEGLDLAAAVAHARSVGQAELGKLTIHERALKLRELAQYLNDRRQELYEVSARTGATKIDSMVDIDGGIGVLFTFSSKGRRELPNSNVIVDGPVEVLSKDGSFIAEHIYTRIPGVAVQINAFNFPVWGMLEKFAPAFVAGVPTIVKPATPSGYLAEAAVRAMVESGILPAGSLQLVSGSARTLLDVLDYRDLVAFTGSATTANTLKSHPNVVLGGVRFTSETDSLNAAILGPDAVPGTPEFDAFIKSVVTEMTVKAGQKCTSIRRTIVPNELKQAVIDAIGARISERVVVGDPRADGVTMGALASLEQLADVRAAVETMIAAGGELAWGTLDAPVVTRADGSVAAVADGAFMSPVLLSWADAEAPEVHSLEAFGPVSSVIGYDTRDGDVSEAVRLAALGAGSLVATVCTNDPATAQALVTGIAAHHGRVLVLNREDARTSTGHGSPVPHLVHGGPGRAGGGEELGGIRSVKHHMQRTAIQGSPNMLTAVTGVWHTGANRVTAGDPEFGGTAGAVHPFRKSLAELHIGDAFASGLRQVTLEDITAFANSTGDTFYAHTNPVAAEQNPFFPGIVAHGYLLVSWAAGLFVEPAPGPVLANYGLEALRFITPVAAGDSIRVTLTAKKITPRVTDEYGEVCWDAILHNQDGEIVATYDVLTLVEKEDTLYK, encoded by the coding sequence ATGACGACCACAGCAACGTCGATTGAAACGGTTCCCAGCTACGTCCAGGACGCCTGGTGGACCCCGGCCGACGGCGCCAAATCCGTGGCGGCGCGCGACGCCAGCACGGGCGAGGTGCTGGCACAGGTCTCCGCCGAGGGGCTCGACCTGGCCGCCGCCGTGGCCCACGCACGCTCCGTGGGCCAGGCGGAACTGGGCAAGCTGACCATCCACGAGCGGGCTCTGAAGCTGCGCGAACTGGCCCAGTACCTCAACGACCGCCGGCAGGAACTGTACGAGGTCTCCGCCCGGACCGGCGCCACGAAGATCGACTCCATGGTGGACATCGACGGCGGGATCGGCGTGCTGTTCACGTTCTCCTCCAAGGGACGGCGCGAACTGCCCAACTCGAACGTGATCGTGGACGGCCCGGTGGAGGTGCTGTCCAAGGACGGCTCGTTCATCGCAGAGCACATCTACACCCGCATCCCCGGCGTGGCCGTACAGATCAACGCGTTCAACTTCCCCGTCTGGGGCATGCTGGAAAAATTCGCCCCAGCGTTCGTTGCCGGGGTGCCCACGATCGTCAAGCCGGCCACGCCCAGCGGCTACCTGGCCGAGGCCGCCGTGCGCGCCATGGTCGAGTCGGGCATCCTGCCGGCCGGATCGCTGCAACTGGTCTCCGGCTCCGCCCGCACCTTGCTGGACGTGCTGGACTACCGCGACCTGGTTGCGTTCACGGGCTCCGCGACCACCGCCAACACGCTCAAGAGCCACCCGAACGTGGTGCTGGGTGGGGTCCGCTTCACCTCCGAAACCGACTCCCTGAACGCTGCCATCCTGGGGCCCGACGCCGTCCCCGGAACCCCCGAGTTCGACGCGTTCATCAAGTCCGTGGTCACCGAGATGACGGTCAAGGCCGGCCAGAAATGCACGTCCATCCGCCGCACCATCGTGCCCAACGAGCTCAAGCAGGCCGTCATCGACGCGATTGGCGCCCGCATCAGCGAACGCGTTGTGGTGGGGGATCCCCGCGCCGACGGCGTCACAATGGGTGCGCTCGCCTCGCTGGAACAGCTTGCCGACGTCCGCGCCGCCGTCGAGACCATGATCGCGGCCGGCGGCGAGCTGGCCTGGGGCACCCTGGACGCGCCGGTCGTGACGCGGGCCGACGGCTCCGTGGCCGCGGTCGCCGACGGCGCCTTCATGTCGCCGGTGCTGCTGAGCTGGGCCGACGCCGAAGCCCCCGAGGTGCATTCGCTGGAGGCGTTTGGGCCCGTGTCGAGCGTGATCGGCTATGACACCCGCGACGGCGACGTTTCCGAGGCCGTGCGGCTCGCCGCGCTCGGCGCCGGCTCCCTCGTGGCCACGGTCTGCACCAACGATCCCGCCACCGCTCAGGCGCTCGTGACCGGAATCGCCGCCCACCACGGCCGCGTCCTGGTGCTCAACCGCGAGGACGCCCGCACGTCCACGGGCCACGGTTCACCCGTGCCGCACCTGGTGCACGGCGGACCCGGCCGGGCCGGCGGCGGCGAGGAACTGGGCGGCATCCGCTCGGTCAAGCACCACATGCAGCGCACCGCCATCCAGGGCTCGCCCAACATGCTCACGGCCGTCACCGGCGTGTGGCACACGGGCGCCAACCGCGTGACGGCCGGCGACCCCGAATTTGGCGGAACGGCCGGAGCGGTCCACCCGTTCCGGAAGTCCCTGGCGGAGCTGCACATTGGCGACGCCTTCGCCTCCGGACTGCGGCAGGTCACGCTGGAGGACATCACGGCGTTTGCCAACTCCACCGGCGACACCTTCTACGCCCACACCAACCCCGTCGCCGCCGAGCAGAACCCGTTCTTCCCGGGCATCGTGGCGCACGGCTACCTGCTGGTCTCCTGGGCCGCCGGGCTCTTCGTGGAGCCCGCGCCGGGCCCCGTGCTGGCCAACTACGGGCTGGAAGCGCTGCGCTTCATCACCCCCGTTGCCGCCGGCGACTCGATCCGCGTGACCCTGACGGCCAAGAAGATCACGCCCCGCGTCACCGACGAATACGGTGAGGTCTGCTGGGACGCGATCCTGCACAACCAGGACGGCGAAATCGTGGCCACGTACGACGTGCTGACCCTCGTGGAGAAGGAAGACACGCTATACAAGTAG
- the paaD gene encoding 1,2-phenylacetyl-CoA epoxidase subunit PaaD → MDTMDRTAQAKTAQAKTAQQAAWDVAACVCDPEIPVLTIADLGILRSVEVFDGGAAGKPAVQVTITPTYSGCPAMDAIRDDLSAAFAAEGYPRAGVVLVLAPAWTTDWMTDAGRAKLEEYGIAAPSGHSGAGGHSGPVRLALQVKCPQCSSLNTKEITRFGSTSCKALYVCQDCKEPFDYFKVL, encoded by the coding sequence ATGGACACCATGGACAGGACTGCGCAAGCAAAGACAGCGCAAGCAAAGACAGCGCAGCAGGCGGCCTGGGATGTTGCCGCCTGCGTGTGCGACCCCGAAATCCCGGTGCTTACCATCGCGGACCTGGGGATCCTGCGCAGCGTTGAGGTGTTCGACGGCGGCGCCGCCGGCAAGCCCGCCGTGCAGGTCACCATCACACCCACCTACTCCGGCTGCCCGGCCATGGACGCCATCCGTGACGACCTTTCCGCCGCCTTTGCCGCGGAAGGCTACCCGCGGGCCGGCGTCGTACTGGTGCTGGCACCGGCCTGGACCACGGACTGGATGACGGACGCGGGCCGGGCCAAGCTGGAGGAATACGGGATCGCCGCCCCCAGCGGGCACTCCGGCGCCGGCGGCCACAGCGGCCCCGTCCGGCTGGCCCTGCAGGTCAAGTGCCCGCAATGCAGCTCGCTCAATACCAAGGAAATCACCCGCTTCGGTTCAACGTCCTGCAAGGCGCTCTACGTCTGCCAGGACTGCAAGGAACCCTTCGACTACTTCAAGGTGCTCTAA
- the paaK gene encoding phenylacetate--CoA ligase PaaK — protein MTDSAVIDPSKLDAAELMSRDELEALQLSRLQHTVQYAYDKVPLYKRKFDETGVHPTDLRELSDLAKFPYTTKEDLRQEYPFGMFAVPQSEVVRIHASSGTTGRPTVVGYTANDIKVWASLVARSMRASGVRPGMKVHNAYGYGLFTGGLGAHYGAEALGTTVIPMSGGQTEKQIQLITDFEPDAIMCTPTYLLTIMDAMAHRGIDPRSTSLKFAVCGAEPWTEEMRHELETGLDIQACDIYGLSEVMGPGVAGESVETKDGNHIWEDHFRPEIIDPFDHSTVLPDGQEGELVFTALTKEALPIIRYRTKDLSRLLPGTARPSMRRMARITGRSDDMIILRGVNLFPSQIEEIALRIPALSPHFQLELTRTGRMDEMTIHIEPRENTTPADRAAAAATLKAQIKIHVGSSCMIDVVEPGTLERSNGKLKRIYDNRTQA, from the coding sequence ATGACTGACTCAGCCGTAATCGACCCGTCAAAGCTGGACGCCGCCGAGCTCATGAGCCGTGACGAGCTCGAGGCCCTGCAACTGTCCCGCCTGCAGCACACGGTGCAGTACGCCTACGACAAGGTGCCTTTGTACAAGCGGAAGTTTGACGAGACCGGCGTGCACCCCACCGATCTTCGGGAATTGTCGGATCTGGCAAAGTTCCCGTACACCACCAAGGAAGACCTGCGCCAGGAGTACCCGTTCGGCATGTTCGCCGTGCCGCAAAGCGAAGTGGTGCGCATCCACGCCAGTTCCGGCACCACGGGCCGGCCCACGGTGGTGGGGTACACGGCCAACGACATCAAAGTGTGGGCGTCGCTCGTGGCCCGTTCCATGCGCGCCTCCGGCGTCCGCCCCGGCATGAAGGTCCACAATGCCTACGGATACGGCCTGTTCACCGGCGGCCTGGGCGCCCACTACGGCGCCGAAGCCCTGGGAACCACGGTGATTCCCATGTCCGGCGGGCAGACGGAAAAGCAGATCCAGCTCATCACCGACTTTGAACCCGACGCGATCATGTGCACGCCCACCTACCTGCTGACCATCATGGACGCCATGGCGCACCGCGGCATCGACCCCCGCTCCACGTCCCTGAAGTTCGCCGTGTGCGGGGCCGAGCCGTGGACCGAGGAAATGCGCCACGAACTTGAAACCGGCCTCGACATCCAGGCCTGCGACATCTACGGCCTCTCCGAGGTCATGGGCCCGGGCGTGGCCGGCGAATCCGTGGAAACCAAGGACGGCAACCACATCTGGGAGGACCACTTCCGCCCCGAGATCATCGACCCCTTCGACCACTCCACCGTGCTGCCCGACGGCCAGGAGGGCGAGCTCGTGTTCACGGCGTTGACCAAGGAGGCGCTGCCGATCATCCGGTACCGCACCAAGGACCTCTCCCGCCTGCTGCCCGGCACGGCCCGCCCGTCAATGCGCCGCATGGCCCGGATCACCGGCCGCAGCGACGACATGATCATCCTGCGCGGCGTGAACTTGTTCCCGTCACAAATCGAGGAAATCGCGCTGCGCATCCCGGCGCTGAGCCCGCACTTCCAGCTCGAGCTGACCCGCACCGGGCGGATGGATGAAATGACCATCCACATCGAGCCGCGGGAAAACACGACGCCGGCCGACCGCGCCGCCGCCGCCGCAACCTTGAAGGCCCAGATCAAGATCCATGTGGGCTCCTCCTGCATGATCGACGTCGTCGAGCCCGGCACGCTGGAACGCTCCAACGGCAAGCTCAAGCGCATCTACGACAACCGCACCCAGGCCTGA
- the paaC gene encoding 1,2-phenylacetyl-CoA epoxidase subunit PaaC, translating to MSDASASATRITPGNALRPEDIALATQTGTAKAGEDVAEYALRLGDDALILAQRLGHWISRAPELEEDVALGNIALDQLGHARSFLTYAGSAWDKSEDDLAYFRREPEFRSAHLFEQPNGDFAVTIARQFIVANYQFPLYRELARSADPMLAAIAAKAVKEVDYHRDHSTQWVLRLAGGTDESRRRIVAGLALMWPFVGELFEDDALTARLGDSGVVPSSLRAEFDRAVAEVLAEAELEVPAAPAATGGGRHGRHSEHLGYLLAEMQVLAREYPGASW from the coding sequence TTGAGCGACGCATCAGCCTCCGCAACCCGCATCACCCCCGGCAACGCCCTCCGTCCCGAGGACATCGCCCTGGCCACCCAGACCGGCACGGCCAAGGCCGGCGAGGATGTGGCCGAATACGCGCTGCGCCTGGGCGACGACGCGCTGATCCTGGCCCAGCGCCTGGGCCACTGGATCTCCCGCGCACCGGAGCTCGAGGAAGATGTTGCGTTGGGCAACATCGCCCTCGACCAGCTGGGCCATGCCCGTTCCTTCCTGACCTACGCCGGCAGCGCGTGGGACAAGAGCGAGGACGATCTCGCCTACTTCCGCCGCGAACCCGAATTCCGGTCCGCGCACCTCTTTGAGCAGCCCAACGGCGACTTCGCGGTCACCATTGCCCGGCAGTTCATCGTGGCCAACTACCAGTTCCCGCTCTACCGCGAGCTGGCCCGCTCCGCCGACCCCATGCTGGCCGCCATCGCCGCGAAGGCCGTCAAGGAAGTGGACTACCACCGCGACCACAGCACCCAGTGGGTGCTGCGCCTGGCCGGCGGAACCGACGAGTCCCGCCGCCGCATCGTGGCCGGGCTGGCGTTGATGTGGCCGTTCGTCGGTGAACTGTTCGAGGACGACGCCCTGACGGCGCGCCTGGGCGATTCCGGCGTCGTGCCGTCGAGCCTGCGCGCGGAGTTTGACCGGGCGGTGGCGGAAGTCCTGGCCGAGGCCGAGCTCGAGGTCCCGGCGGCGCCCGCAGCCACGGGTGGCGGGCGGCACGGCCGCCACTCCGAACACCTCGGCTACCTGCTGGCCGAAATGCAGGTGCTGGCCCGCGAATACCCCGGGGCCAGCTGGTGA
- the paaE gene encoding 1,2-phenylacetyl-CoA epoxidase subunit PaaE, which produces MTVPADAAARRRASFHELAVSQVRRLTEDAIEVTFAVPGELAGYYDYLPGQYVALRMHMPGADGVEREVRRSYSICAAPVEFDDGSSEIKVAIKRDIGGEFSTWANAELAAGAVMEVMSPMGAFISKHGKGEQSNAVDGQVENVLNSMNHPEDMARDAGSYVAIAAGSGITPVMALAKSLLAGNPGTRLDLVYANKATMDVMFLEELADLKDKYPQRFALHHVLSREQRIAPLMSGRLDAEKLETLLGTAIHADDIDEWFLCGPFELVQLCRDVLAARGVPKDRVRFELFTTGRPDRPEGQAGRPIIVDEAEENYKITFTLDGLTADVLSPTHARESVLNAALRVRPDVPFACAGGVCGTCRAKVVSGSVEMEENYALEPDEVDAGYVLTCQSRPTTDAVTVDYDG; this is translated from the coding sequence ATGACCGTCCCCGCAGACGCCGCGGCCCGACGCCGGGCCTCCTTCCATGAACTCGCCGTCTCCCAGGTGCGCCGGTTGACGGAGGACGCCATCGAGGTCACGTTCGCCGTGCCCGGTGAGCTCGCCGGCTATTACGACTACCTGCCCGGCCAGTACGTGGCCCTGCGCATGCACATGCCCGGTGCCGACGGCGTGGAGAGGGAAGTGCGCCGCAGCTACTCCATCTGTGCGGCCCCCGTGGAGTTCGACGACGGCAGCTCCGAGATCAAGGTCGCGATCAAGCGCGATATTGGCGGTGAGTTCTCCACCTGGGCCAACGCGGAGCTGGCTGCCGGCGCCGTCATGGAGGTCATGAGCCCCATGGGTGCGTTCATCTCCAAGCACGGTAAAGGGGAGCAGAGTAACGCAGTCGACGGACAAGTCGAGAACGTGCTCAACAGCATGAACCACCCCGAGGACATGGCGCGCGACGCCGGAAGCTACGTGGCGATCGCCGCCGGCTCCGGCATCACCCCCGTCATGGCCCTCGCCAAGTCGCTGCTGGCCGGCAATCCGGGCACCCGCCTGGATCTGGTCTACGCCAACAAGGCCACCATGGACGTCATGTTCCTGGAGGAATTGGCGGACTTGAAGGACAAATATCCGCAACGGTTCGCCCTCCACCACGTGCTCTCCCGCGAACAACGCATCGCCCCGCTCATGAGCGGCCGTCTCGACGCCGAGAAGCTCGAGACCCTGCTTGGCACGGCCATCCACGCCGACGACATCGACGAATGGTTCCTGTGCGGGCCGTTCGAACTCGTCCAGCTCTGCCGTGACGTGCTAGCCGCCCGCGGCGTCCCCAAGGACCGCGTCCGCTTCGAACTGTTCACCACCGGCCGCCCAGACCGCCCCGAGGGCCAGGCCGGACGCCCCATCATCGTGGACGAAGCCGAGGAGAACTACAAGATCACCTTCACCCTCGACGGACTCACGGCCGATGTCCTCAGCCCCACCCACGCCCGCGAATCCGTGCTCAATGCCGCGCTCCGGGTGCGCCCCGATGTGCCTTTCGCCTGCGCCGGCGGGGTCTGCGGAACCTGCCGGGCCAAGGTGGTTTCCGGCAGCGTCGAAATGGAGGAGAACTACGCATTGGAGCCCGACGAGGTCGACGCCGGCTACGTCCTCACCTGCCAGTCCCGCCCCACCACCGACGCCGTCACCGTTGACTACGACGGCTAA
- a CDS encoding enoyl-CoA hydratase/isomerase family protein produces the protein MIELSIAGSVAEIVLNAPGKLNALDEAGLGELEAAYGEAAAAVATGEVRALLLRGEGRAFCAGRDIAGVDGANDDARTYLEGLLTPLLRKMSTFPAPTFAAAQGACLGVGLGLLIATDVVYVADNAKIGSPFGNLGATLDSGGHWLFTERLGAHRTLDLIYSSELMSGADAVAAGLFSRAMPVDGLLDFIRAAAAKAATGPTTAFNASKTLVAQIRDQRLGLWDAVERENEAQVALSKTADYAEGFAAFTDKRKPDFTGK, from the coding sequence ATGATTGAGCTTTCCATTGCCGGCAGCGTGGCCGAGATTGTGCTGAATGCGCCCGGGAAACTGAATGCGCTGGACGAGGCGGGGCTCGGGGAACTGGAGGCTGCGTACGGCGAGGCCGCCGCTGCCGTCGCCACAGGGGAAGTCCGGGCACTGCTGCTGCGCGGGGAGGGCCGGGCATTTTGCGCCGGCCGGGACATTGCCGGCGTCGACGGCGCAAACGACGACGCCCGCACCTACCTGGAGGGGCTGCTCACCCCGCTGTTGCGCAAGATGAGCACCTTCCCGGCGCCGACGTTTGCCGCGGCGCAGGGCGCCTGCCTGGGCGTGGGGCTGGGCCTGCTGATCGCCACCGACGTGGTCTATGTGGCGGACAATGCGAAGATCGGTTCCCCGTTCGGCAACCTCGGGGCCACGCTGGATTCCGGCGGCCACTGGCTGTTCACCGAACGGCTCGGCGCCCACCGAACCCTTGATCTCATCTACTCCTCCGAGCTCATGAGTGGCGCGGACGCGGTGGCGGCGGGGCTGTTCAGCCGGGCCATGCCGGTGGACGGATTGCTTGACTTCATCCGTGCCGCCGCTGCCAAGGCCGCCACCGGACCCACCACGGCGTTCAACGCGAGCAAAACCCTCGTGGCACAGATCCGGGACCAGCGGCTGGGACTGTGGGACGCCGTCGAACGTGAGAATGAGGCACAAGTGGCGCTGTCAAAAACCGCCGACTATGCCGAAGGATTCGCGGCCTTCACGGACAAGCGGAAGCCGGACTTTACCGGGAAGTGA
- the paaA gene encoding 1,2-phenylacetyl-CoA epoxidase subunit PaaA, translated as MAQNVQSGGEPSQSQAAADAAGQENFDAIIAKDSRVEPKDWMPDAYRRSLVRQISQHAHSEIIGMQPEANWITRAPSLKRKSILMAKVQDEAGHGLYLYSAAETLGTSRDEMMDALVAGKARYSSIFNYPTVTWADMGAIGWMVDGAAICNQVPLCRASYGPYGRAMVRVCKEESFHQRQGFEILLELANGTPAQKEMAQDAVNRWYAPSLMMFGPPDDDSPNSKQSMAWNIKRFSNDELRSRFVGMLVEQVKVLGLTLPDDQIGFNEDTKKWDHGPLDWEEFKEVLAGRGPCNAQRLERRRSAHEEGAWVREAAAAYAEKQAAKQFATIAQKAAA; from the coding sequence ATGGCGCAAAACGTGCAGTCCGGGGGAGAGCCCTCGCAGAGCCAGGCTGCGGCAGACGCCGCCGGGCAGGAGAATTTTGACGCGATCATCGCCAAGGATTCCCGCGTGGAACCGAAGGACTGGATGCCGGACGCGTACCGCCGCTCCCTGGTCCGCCAGATCTCCCAGCACGCCCATTCCGAAATCATCGGCATGCAGCCCGAGGCCAACTGGATCACCCGGGCCCCGAGCCTGAAGCGCAAGTCCATCCTGATGGCCAAGGTCCAGGACGAAGCCGGACACGGCCTGTACCTGTACTCGGCCGCCGAGACGCTGGGCACCTCCCGGGACGAGATGATGGACGCCCTCGTGGCCGGCAAGGCCCGCTATTCCTCCATCTTCAACTACCCGACCGTCACCTGGGCGGACATGGGCGCCATCGGCTGGATGGTGGACGGCGCCGCGATCTGCAACCAGGTGCCGCTGTGCCGCGCGTCCTACGGACCCTATGGCCGGGCCATGGTCCGGGTCTGCAAGGAGGAATCCTTCCACCAGCGTCAGGGCTTTGAGATCCTGCTGGAACTGGCCAACGGAACGCCCGCGCAAAAGGAAATGGCGCAGGACGCGGTCAACCGCTGGTACGCGCCGTCGCTGATGATGTTCGGCCCGCCGGACGACGATTCGCCCAACTCCAAGCAGTCCATGGCGTGGAACATCAAGAGGTTCAGCAACGACGAACTCCGTTCCCGTTTTGTGGGCATGCTGGTGGAGCAGGTCAAGGTGCTCGGCCTGACCCTCCCGGACGATCAGATCGGCTTCAACGAAGACACCAAAAAGTGGGATCACGGTCCGCTGGACTGGGAGGAATTCAAGGAAGTCCTGGCCGGCCGCGGCCCCTGCAACGCCCAGCGCCTGGAACGCCGCCGCTCGGCACACGAAGAGGGCGCCTGGGTCCGCGAGGCGGCCGCCGCCTATGCCGAGAAGCAGGCCGCCAAGCAGTTCGCCACCATCGCACAGAAAGCAGCAGCCTAA